In one window of Meleagris gallopavo isolate NT-WF06-2002-E0010 breed Aviagen turkey brand Nicholas breeding stock chromosome 4, Turkey_5.1, whole genome shotgun sequence DNA:
- the GALNT7 gene encoding N-acetylgalactosaminyltransferase 7, which translates to MKSFHRCKYWHYDENLLTSSVVIVFHNEGWSTLMRTVHSVIKRTPRKYLAEIVLIDDFSNKAHLKERLDDYIKQWNGLVKVFRNERREGLIQARSIGAQKAKLGQVLVYLDAHCEVGINWYAPLIAPISKDRTTCTVPLIDYIDGNDYSIEPQQGGDEDGFARGAWDWSLLWKRIPLSHKEKSKRKHKTEPYRSPAMAGGLFAIERDFFFELGLYDPGLQIWGGENFEISYKIWQCGGKLLFVPCSRVGHIYRLQGWQGNPPPVYVGSSPTLKNYVRVVEVWWDEYKDYFYASRPETKALPYGDISELKKFREDHNCKSFKWFMEEIAYDITSYYPLPPKNVEWGEIRGFETAYCIDSMGHTNGGFVELGPCHRMGGNQLFRINEANQLMQYDQCLTKGPDGSKIMITHCNLNEYKDWQYFKNLHRFTHIPSGKCLDRSEVLHQVFISECDSSKATQKWEMNNILSV; encoded by the exons ATGAAATCTTTTCACAGATGCAAATACTGGCATTATGATGAAAACCTGCTCACCTCCAGCGTTGTCATTGTCTTCCATAATGAAGGGTGGTCCACGCTGATGAGGACGGTTCACAGCGTCATTAAGAGAACACCTAGGAAGTACTTGGCAGAAATTGTGCTGATCGATGACTTCAGCAACAAAG CTCACCTAAAGGAGAGACTGGATGACTACATTAAGCAGTGGAATGGTCTTGTAAAGGTATTTCgaaatgaaaggagagaaggtttAATCCAGGCTAGAAGCATTGGAGCCCAGAAGGCTAAGCTTGGACAG GTTTTGGTGTATTTGGATGCCCATTGTGAGGTGGGAATTAACTGGTATGCACCACTTATAGCTCCTATCTCCAAGGACAG AACTACATGTACTGTACCTCTAATAGATTACATAGATGGGAACGATTATTCCATTGAGCCACAGCAAGGTGGGGATGAAGATGGTTTTGCCAGAGGGGCCTGGGACTGGAGTTTGCTATGGAAACGAATTCCATTAAGCCACAAGGAAAAGTCCAAACGAAAACATAAAACTGAGCCTTATCG GTCCCCCGCCATGGCTGGTGGATTGTTTGCCATTGAACGTGATTTCTTTTTCGAACTGGGTCTCTATGATCCTGGCCTTCAAATCTGGGGTGgtgaaaattttgaaatttcttaCAAG ATCTGGCAGTGTGGAGGAAAATTGCTGTTTGTTCCCTGTTCTCGTGTTGGACATATCTACCGTCTCCAGGGCTGGCAAGGAAATCCACCCCCCGTGTACGTTGGGTCCTCTCCTACACTGAAG AACTATGTCAGAGTTGTGGAAGTGTGGTGGGATGAATACAAAGACTATTTTTATGCCAGCCGGCCAGAGACAAAAGCACTGCCCTACGGAGATATATCTGAGCTGAAAAAGTTCCGCGAAGATCACAACTGCAAAAGTTTTAAGTGGTTCATGGAAGAAATAGCATATGATATAACATCGTATTATCCCTTACCACCTAAAAACGTGGAGTGGGGAGAG atcagGGGCTTTGAAACAGCTTACTGCATCGACAGCATGGGGCACACCAACGGCGGCTTTGTCGAACTTGGACCATGCCACAGAATGGGAGGAAACCAG ctttTCCGAATCAATGAAGCTAATCAGCTCATGCAGTATGATCAGTGCTTAACTAAAGGTCCAGATGGATCCAAAATTATGATTACACATTGTAATCTGAATGAATACAAGGACTGGCAATACTTCAAG